From Gemmatimonadaceae bacterium, the proteins below share one genomic window:
- a CDS encoding dipeptide epimerase: MIALAYSRVTVHTTNPFVIARGSMSEYTRVHVTVSDADGAQGMGEAAPSAYYGETADTVVAALETLRRIVEAADPWALEDLEAAMVRTLPGNAAARVAVSAAVHDLVGRRLGVPLYRLWGLTPAHAPPSSFTIGIAPTEDELVRRVVQASAYPVLKVKLGTDRDDDIMRTVRGAAPHKVLRVDANGAWTPAHAVEMIERLARYGVELVEQPLPADDLDGLRFVRERSALPIIADESCVTSVDIPRLAGAVDGINIKLAKCGGLREAQRMIATARAHGLRVMMGCMIETSLGITAAAHLAPLLDYADLDGAALLADDPWVGAAIVGGRIDIPDAPGLGVRRRGR, from the coding sequence GTGATCGCGCTCGCGTATTCGCGGGTGACCGTTCACACCACGAATCCATTCGTCATCGCTCGCGGGAGCATGTCGGAGTACACGCGCGTGCACGTGACGGTGAGCGATGCCGATGGGGCGCAGGGGATGGGGGAGGCGGCGCCGAGCGCGTACTACGGCGAGACGGCCGATACGGTGGTGGCGGCGCTGGAGACGCTGCGGCGGATCGTCGAAGCGGCCGACCCGTGGGCGCTCGAGGACCTCGAGGCCGCGATGGTGCGCACGTTGCCCGGCAACGCCGCGGCCCGCGTCGCGGTGAGCGCCGCGGTGCACGATCTGGTGGGCCGGCGGCTGGGCGTGCCGCTGTACCGGCTGTGGGGGCTCACGCCGGCCCACGCACCGCCGTCGAGCTTCACCATCGGCATCGCGCCGACCGAGGACGAGCTGGTACGGCGTGTGGTACAGGCGTCGGCGTATCCCGTGCTCAAGGTGAAGCTCGGGACCGACCGCGACGACGACATCATGCGGACCGTGCGCGGTGCGGCCCCGCATAAGGTGCTGCGGGTGGACGCCAATGGCGCGTGGACGCCCGCGCACGCCGTGGAGATGATCGAGCGGCTGGCGCGCTACGGCGTGGAGCTCGTGGAGCAGCCGCTGCCGGCCGACGACCTCGATGGGCTGCGCTTCGTGCGGGAGCGCTCGGCGCTCCCCATCATCGCCGACGAGTCGTGCGTCACGAGCGTTGACATTCCGCGGCTGGCGGGGGCCGTGGACGGCATCAACATCAAGCTCGCCAAGTGCGGCGGCCTGCGGGAAGCGCAGCGCATGATCGCCACGGCGCGGGCGCACGGGCTGCGTGTGATGATGGGGTGCATGATCGAGACCAGCCTCGGCATCACGGCGGCCGCGCACCTGGCGCCGCTCCTGGATTACGCCGACCTGGACGGTGCCGCGCTGCTGGCCGATGATCCGTGGGTGGGGGCCGCGATCGTGGGTGGCCGCATCGACATTCCCGACGCGCCGGGGCTGGGAGTGCGGCGGCGCGGACGCTGA
- the priA gene encoding primosomal protein N', with amino-acid sequence MLISVALPLPLFREFTYAVPPALAPRAGVGSRVVVPVRGRRTIGLVVGIAEPSTDVAPKDILDAPDAAPVVSASLLDLARWMSDYYVAPLGVVLRTMLPAALSAVRAPTPVQKEQRLAGIIRELPSLLERDAVFKRAPKQRSAYELLESLRGQAPVAHLVKQLGASPSALTALAKRHLIAFTQQVVVRDPFLSRPPGSPMAHPLTEAQSAAVHAMAQAGGGESLVLFGITGSGKTLVYVEFLRKVVDEWGKTAIVLVPEIALTPQTVDRFRAVFGDRIAVLHSGLSDGERYDAWLALSRGEKRIAVGARSAVFAPLDNLGAIIVDEEHESTYKQGEAPRYHAREVALVRARREGAVVVLGSATPSLETWNNATRGRHHLLRLPERVGGGVLPVVEIVDMRRPDPMHAGPRATPEEAALRYVLSEPLERKLVERLARGEQSILLLNRRGYASFVQCTACGDVASCPNCNVSLTYHRVPERLVCHHCQYSEPLRTACPQCGGDLLRAKGLGTQQVERLLGERFGTARVARMDMDTTSGKWAHANILDRVGRGEVDILLGTQMIAKGLDFPNVTLVGVIDADVGINMPDFRASERCFQLVSQVAGRAGRGAKRGEVVVQTRVPTHHALTCAAAHDYEGFVALELAARANPPYPPFSRLANVIVSGLSEAATMEQAQSAGAWLHALVDRREPGALSIIGPAPCPIDRVNKRWRWHLLLKAREPGPLTRVAGYFAARYPVPASYGLRMTVDRDPVSLL; translated from the coding sequence ATGCTGATCTCCGTGGCCCTTCCCCTTCCCTTGTTCCGCGAGTTCACCTACGCGGTGCCGCCCGCGTTGGCTCCGCGCGCCGGCGTGGGCTCGCGGGTGGTGGTGCCCGTGCGCGGGCGACGCACGATCGGCCTCGTGGTGGGCATCGCCGAGCCGAGCACCGACGTGGCGCCCAAGGACATCCTCGACGCGCCGGACGCGGCGCCCGTGGTGAGCGCGTCGCTGCTCGACCTCGCACGCTGGATGTCGGACTATTACGTGGCGCCGCTGGGCGTGGTGCTGCGCACGATGCTGCCCGCCGCGCTGTCGGCGGTGCGCGCGCCCACGCCGGTGCAGAAGGAGCAGCGGTTGGCGGGCATCATCCGCGAACTGCCATCGCTGCTGGAGCGGGATGCGGTGTTCAAACGCGCGCCCAAGCAGCGCTCCGCATACGAACTGCTCGAGTCGCTTCGGGGGCAGGCCCCGGTGGCGCACCTCGTCAAGCAGCTTGGGGCGTCGCCGTCGGCCCTCACGGCGCTGGCCAAGCGGCACCTCATTGCGTTCACGCAACAGGTCGTGGTGCGCGACCCCTTCCTGTCGCGACCGCCTGGCTCGCCGATGGCGCACCCGCTCACCGAGGCGCAGAGCGCCGCCGTGCACGCCATGGCGCAGGCCGGGGGCGGGGAGTCGCTCGTGCTCTTCGGCATCACCGGAAGCGGCAAGACGCTCGTGTACGTGGAATTCCTGCGCAAGGTCGTGGACGAATGGGGCAAGACGGCGATCGTGCTCGTGCCCGAGATCGCGCTCACGCCGCAGACCGTGGATCGCTTCCGCGCCGTGTTCGGCGACCGGATCGCCGTCCTGCACAGCGGGCTGAGCGACGGGGAGCGGTACGACGCCTGGTTGGCGCTGTCGCGCGGCGAGAAGCGGATCGCCGTGGGGGCGCGTTCGGCGGTGTTCGCGCCGCTCGACAACCTCGGGGCGATCATCGTGGACGAGGAACACGAATCCACGTACAAGCAGGGCGAAGCGCCGCGCTACCACGCGCGCGAAGTGGCGCTCGTCCGTGCCCGGCGCGAGGGCGCCGTGGTAGTGCTCGGCAGCGCCACGCCGAGTTTAGAAACCTGGAATAACGCCACGCGTGGGCGGCACCACCTGTTGCGGCTGCCGGAGCGGGTGGGCGGCGGCGTGCTGCCGGTGGTGGAGATCGTGGACATGCGGCGGCCCGATCCGATGCACGCCGGTCCGCGGGCGACGCCCGAGGAGGCCGCGCTGCGCTACGTGCTCAGCGAACCGCTGGAACGGAAACTCGTGGAACGGCTGGCGCGCGGCGAGCAGAGCATCCTGCTGCTCAACCGGCGCGGCTACGCCTCGTTCGTGCAGTGCACTGCCTGTGGTGACGTGGCGAGCTGCCCCAACTGCAACGTGAGCCTCACCTACCACCGGGTGCCCGAGCGGCTGGTGTGCCACCACTGCCAGTACTCCGAGCCCCTGCGCACCGCCTGCCCGCAGTGCGGCGGCGACCTGCTGCGCGCCAAGGGGCTGGGCACGCAGCAGGTGGAGCGGCTGCTCGGCGAGCGGTTCGGCACGGCGCGCGTGGCGCGCATGGACATGGACACGACCAGCGGCAAATGGGCGCACGCGAACATTCTCGACCGTGTGGGGCGGGGCGAGGTGGACATCCTGCTCGGCACCCAGATGATCGCCAAGGGGCTGGACTTTCCCAACGTCACGCTGGTGGGGGTGATCGATGCCGACGTGGGCATCAACATGCCGGATTTCCGCGCGTCGGAGCGGTGTTTTCAACTGGTGAGTCAGGTGGCGGGGCGCGCCGGCCGCGGCGCCAAGCGCGGTGAGGTGGTGGTGCAGACGCGGGTGCCGACGCACCACGCGCTCACGTGCGCGGCGGCGCACGACTACGAAGGGTTCGTGGCCCTCGAACTCGCCGCGCGGGCGAACCCGCCCTATCCGCCGTTCTCCCGGCTGGCCAATGTGATCGTGAGCGGGCTGTCCGAAGCGGCGACGATGGAGCAAGCCCAGTCGGCCGGGGCGTGGCTGCACGCGCTGGTGGACCGTCGTGAACCGGGGGCGCTGTCGATCATCGGACCGGCACCCTGCCCCATCGACCGGGTCAACAAGCGCTGGCGCTGGCATCTGCTGCTCAAGGCCCGGGAGCCGGGACCGCTCACCCGGGTGGCCGGCTACTTCGCTGCGCGGTATCCCGTGCCGGCGTCGTACGGGCTGCGGATGACCGTCGACCGGGACCCGGTTTCGCTACTCTAG
- a CDS encoding cytochrome c biogenesis protein CcdA, with the protein MTAGGEIGLLVAFAAGLVSFVSPCVLPLVPSYLTFITGISLEDVHASRRFALLHAVLFVIGFSIVFVTMGVAASAVGRLLLVNRVWVARVGGVVIILFGLYLTGAFNLPILGRDTRVHLRNKPLGYFGTVIVGMAFGAGWSPCLGPILGSILTFAATSGDAARGAVLLSAYSLGLAVPFLISAVALEELIGFAQRNRARLAWLTKASGVLLILVGLLLVSGYLTVLTGMLQSMTPDFILKRM; encoded by the coding sequence GTGACGGCGGGAGGCGAGATCGGGCTGTTGGTGGCGTTCGCGGCGGGGCTGGTGAGCTTCGTGTCGCCGTGCGTGTTGCCGCTGGTGCCGAGCTATCTCACCTTCATCACCGGGATCTCGCTGGAAGACGTGCACGCGTCGCGGCGGTTCGCGCTGCTCCACGCGGTGCTGTTCGTGATCGGCTTCTCGATCGTGTTCGTGACGATGGGCGTGGCGGCCAGCGCCGTCGGCCGGCTGCTGCTGGTGAATCGTGTCTGGGTAGCGCGCGTGGGCGGGGTGGTGATCATCCTGTTCGGCCTCTATCTGACCGGCGCGTTCAACCTGCCCATTCTGGGGCGCGACACCCGCGTCCACCTGCGCAACAAACCGCTGGGCTATTTCGGAACCGTAATCGTCGGGATGGCGTTCGGGGCCGGTTGGTCGCCCTGCCTGGGGCCGATTCTCGGGTCGATCCTCACCTTCGCGGCCACCTCGGGGGACGCAGCGCGCGGCGCGGTGCTGCTCAGCGCCTACTCGCTGGGGCTGGCCGTGCCGTTCCTGATCTCGGCGGTGGCGCTGGAAGAACTGATCGGGTTCGCGCAGCGCAATCGCGCCCGCCTTGCGTGGCTCACGAAGGCGTCGGGGGTGCTGCTCATCCTCGTGGGCCTGCTGCTGGTGAGCGGGTATCTCACCGTGCTCACCGGCATGCTGCAGTCCATGACGCCTGATTTCATCCTCAAGCGGATGTAG